In Coriobacteriia bacterium, the sequence GCTCGCTCTCGCCGCCGGGGCCCGAGAAGCCCGTGCCGTGGTAGAACCACGCGGTATCGACATAGTTCACGCCGTTCTCGATGGCGTGGTGCAACATGTCTGTGGCGAGCTGGGTGTCGATCTTGGTCTGGTCGCCGTCGAGCACGGGCAGGCGCATGCACCCGAAGCCAAGAATCGAGACGTCGACACCGGTGTTGCCGAGTTTGCGATAGAGCATGGGTCCTCCCGAGGTAGTTGACCGTCGATTCGCCGCGTGCCGCCTGAGCTTGCTCGCGGCGGCCGGGTGGTGGAATATGCTTAGATAATCTTATCTATTCTGCCGAGCGCTGTCACGGTCCACGCTTCCGGCCACGCCCTCGGCATCACAGGCTCGTGCACCCGACCTCGCGGTCGAGTGCCGTGCGATCGGAAGGAGCCTGCCGTGGTCGGCAAGGGGGATTCGATGCTCGAGGCGGTGCGCAACCGGCGGAGCATCCGGCGCTATCAGGACCGGTCGATAGAGCCCGAGCTTCTCGAGCAACTGCAAGAGGCGATGTTGCGCGTTCCCTCATCGCGCAACTTGAAGCCTTGGCGCTTCGTCTTCGTCACTGACCAGGGGCTGCTCGAGGCGCTGGCAGGCGCCAAGGCGTCTTTCGGCGACTTCGTGGGCACCGCCCCACTCGGCGTGGTCGTCTGCGCGGACCCGTCGGTCTCGGACTGCTGGATCGAGGACTGTTCGATCGCGGCGGCGACCCTGCAGCTCGCAGCCGTGGCTCTCGGCCTTGGCACGTGCTGGGTCCAGATTCGCGCCCGACAGAACGCCGACGGCGGTCCTGCCGAGAACCACGTCCGAGAGATCCTGGGCCTGCCGAAGACACTCAGCGTGTTGTGCATCGTGGCGGTCGGCTACCCCGCCGAGGACAAGCCGCCGAAAGAACGAGCGTCGCTGTCCTGGGACAAGGTAGAGGTTCGGTAGCGCCGTCGAACGACTCGACCCTGGCCGGCCTTCCCTTTGGGAGGACACGTTCTCGGCCCTAGTCCTGCTTGCTAAAGAGCATCACGCCGGGGACGAGGAAGACGACGAAGAACCCGGTGAGAATGAGCACGTCAATGCCGGCGGGGTGGAGGGTCAAGGCAGGCGACAGCTTGGGGGACAGCGCGATCTGCCGGAGTGCATCGACGCCGTATGACATCGGATTGAGCTGGCCGATCACCTTCAGCGCGGTGCC encodes:
- a CDS encoding nitroreductase family protein; the protein is MVGKGDSMLEAVRNRRSIRRYQDRSIEPELLEQLQEAMLRVPSSRNLKPWRFVFVTDQGLLEALAGAKASFGDFVGTAPLGVVVCADPSVSDCWIEDCSIAAATLQLAAVALGLGTCWVQIRARQNADGGPAENHVREILGLPKTLSVLCIVAVGYPAEDKPPKERASLSWDKVEVR